From a single Kitasatospora azatica KCTC 9699 genomic region:
- the glp gene encoding molybdotransferase-like divisome protein Glp gives MSRQDACGTETPGHRHWTVDEHLADVLAQVAPLPAIELQLLDAQDCRLAEDVVAAGDLPPFDNSSMDGYAVRTADTIGATERYPSVLTVVGEIAAGAGELPKVGPGQAARIMTGAPVPPGAEAVAPVEWTDGGSGTGQAADAMSAAQPSTEVRVRQEVREGEHIRRRGSDVRAGSTVLTAGTRLGPTQLGLLAAIGRGEVRVRPRPRVVVLSTGSELVQPGEPVGPGQIWDSNSFTLTAAAQAAGAIAYRVGGVRDEAAVLRGVLEDQLGRADLIVTSGGVSVGAYDVVKEVFADYGGVDFRKLRMQPGKPQGFGRIGAGDGGAGIPLLALPGNPVSAYISFELFVRPVIRTMLGASDVHRPVVRAVCTADLRSPAGRRQFLRGWYAEGTVAPVGGADSHLVGALARANCLITVPEDAVAVTAGEAVDVVLLTD, from the coding sequence ATGAGCCGGCAGGACGCGTGCGGGACCGAGACCCCGGGACACCGGCACTGGACCGTCGACGAGCACCTCGCCGACGTGCTGGCGCAGGTCGCCCCGCTGCCCGCGATCGAGCTGCAGCTGCTGGACGCCCAGGACTGCCGGCTCGCCGAGGACGTGGTCGCCGCCGGTGACCTGCCGCCCTTCGACAACAGCTCGATGGACGGCTACGCCGTCCGTACCGCCGACACGATCGGCGCCACCGAGCGCTACCCGTCGGTCCTGACCGTGGTCGGCGAGATCGCCGCCGGGGCCGGTGAGCTGCCCAAGGTCGGCCCCGGACAGGCCGCGCGGATCATGACCGGCGCCCCGGTGCCGCCCGGCGCCGAGGCCGTCGCCCCGGTCGAGTGGACCGACGGCGGCAGTGGCACCGGCCAGGCCGCCGACGCGATGAGCGCGGCCCAGCCCAGCACCGAGGTGCGGGTCCGCCAGGAGGTCCGCGAGGGCGAGCACATCCGCCGCCGGGGCAGTGATGTCCGGGCCGGCAGCACCGTGCTCACCGCCGGCACCCGGCTCGGCCCGACCCAGCTCGGCCTGCTGGCGGCGATCGGCCGCGGCGAGGTGCGGGTCCGCCCGCGCCCGCGGGTGGTGGTGCTCTCCACCGGCAGCGAACTGGTGCAGCCCGGCGAGCCGGTCGGTCCCGGGCAGATCTGGGACTCCAACAGCTTCACCCTGACCGCCGCCGCCCAGGCGGCCGGCGCGATCGCCTACCGGGTCGGCGGGGTGCGCGACGAGGCGGCGGTGCTGCGCGGCGTGCTGGAGGACCAGCTCGGCCGGGCCGACCTGATCGTCACCAGCGGCGGGGTCAGCGTCGGGGCCTACGACGTGGTCAAGGAGGTCTTCGCCGACTACGGCGGGGTGGACTTCCGCAAGCTGCGGATGCAGCCCGGCAAGCCGCAGGGCTTCGGCCGGATCGGCGCCGGCGACGGCGGCGCGGGCATCCCGCTGCTCGCCCTGCCCGGCAACCCGGTCAGCGCCTACATCTCCTTCGAGCTGTTCGTCCGCCCGGTGATCCGCACCATGCTCGGCGCGTCCGACGTGCACCGTCCGGTGGTCCGTGCCGTCTGCACCGCGGACCTGCGCTCGCCGGCCGGCCGCCGGCAGTTCCTGCGCGGCTGGTACGCGGAGGGCACGGTGGCGCCGGTCGGCGGCGCGGACTCGCACCTGGTCGGGGCGCTGGCCCGGGCGAACTGCCTGATCACCGTCCCCGAGGACGCGGTCGCGGTGACCGCCGGCGAGGCCGTCGACGTGGTCCTTCTGACGGACTGA
- the moaC gene encoding cyclic pyranopterin monophosphate synthase MoaC produces the protein MTTPPGDRLTHVDETGAARMVDVSEKATTVRTAVAAGRVTVSPRVVELLRGEGVPKGDALAAARIAGIMGAKKTPELIPLCHPIAISGVTVDLAVTDEAVEITATVRTADRTGVEMEALTAVAVAGLTVIDMVKAVDKAAAIQDVRVLTKTGGKSGDWARGESA, from the coding sequence GTGACCACACCCCCCGGCGACCGCCTGACGCATGTGGACGAGACCGGCGCCGCGCGCATGGTGGACGTCTCCGAGAAGGCCACCACGGTGCGCACCGCCGTGGCGGCCGGCCGGGTGACCGTGTCGCCCCGGGTGGTGGAACTGCTGCGCGGCGAGGGCGTGCCGAAGGGCGACGCGCTGGCCGCCGCCCGGATCGCCGGGATCATGGGCGCCAAGAAGACCCCCGAGCTGATCCCGCTCTGCCACCCGATCGCGATCTCCGGCGTCACCGTGGACCTGGCGGTGACCGACGAGGCCGTGGAGATCACCGCCACCGTGCGCACCGCCGACCGCACCGGGGTGGAGATGGAGGCCCTCACCGCGGTCGCGGTGGCCGGGCTGACCGTGATCGACATGGTCAAGGCGGTGGACAAGGCGGCCGCGATCCAGGACGTCCGGGTGCTCACCAAGACCGGCGGCAAGAGCGGCGACTGGGCACGGGGTGAGTCCGCGTGA
- a CDS encoding MogA/MoaB family molybdenum cofactor biosynthesis protein has product MRALAVTVSNRASAGVYQDKGGPLLVEGLRRMGFAVDGPQLVPDGEPVLLALREAVAAGYDVVLTTGGTGISPMDLTPEMTAQVIDRQIPGIAEAIRAYGREKVPTSVLSRGLAGLAGRTVIVNLPGSTGGVKDGLAVLEPLLAHAVDQLAGGDHPRPPAAERRPS; this is encoded by the coding sequence GTGAGGGCGCTCGCCGTCACCGTCTCCAACCGCGCCTCGGCCGGGGTCTACCAGGACAAGGGCGGCCCGCTGCTGGTCGAGGGCCTGCGCCGGATGGGCTTCGCGGTGGACGGCCCGCAGCTGGTGCCGGACGGTGAGCCGGTGCTGCTGGCGCTGCGGGAGGCCGTCGCGGCCGGGTACGACGTGGTGCTGACCACCGGCGGTACCGGGATCTCGCCGATGGACCTCACCCCGGAGATGACCGCCCAGGTGATCGATCGTCAGATCCCCGGGATCGCCGAGGCGATCCGGGCCTACGGGCGGGAGAAGGTGCCTACCTCGGTGCTCTCCCGGGGCCTGGCCGGCCTGGCCGGACGGACCGTGATCGTCAACCTGCCCGGGTCCACCGGCGGGGTGAAGGACGGGCTGGCGGTCCTGGAGCCGCTGCTGGCGCACGCCGTCGACCAGTTGGCCGGCGGGGACCATCCGCGTCCCCCCGCCGCCGAGCGGAGACCGAGCTGA
- a CDS encoding GNAT family N-acetyltransferase codes for MELREGDVLLRPIRMRDQKAWQEASRRNRDWLRRWEATVPPSPPGRITGSRPSYRQMVRYLRSEASAGRMLPFAVLYRDQLVGQLTVGGITWGSMCSANIGYWIDESVAGRGIMPTAVALAVDHCFLALGLHRIEVCIRPENGPSRRVVEKLDFRQEGMRPRYLHIDGDWRDHLVYALTAEEVPEGLMQRWRKR; via the coding sequence GTGGAGCTGCGCGAGGGCGACGTCCTGCTGCGGCCGATCCGGATGCGTGACCAGAAGGCCTGGCAGGAGGCGAGCCGGCGCAACCGGGACTGGCTGCGCCGCTGGGAGGCCACCGTGCCGCCGAGCCCGCCGGGCCGGATCACCGGTTCCCGTCCGAGCTACCGTCAGATGGTGCGCTACCTGCGCAGCGAGGCCTCGGCGGGCCGGATGCTGCCCTTCGCGGTGCTCTACCGGGACCAGCTGGTCGGCCAGCTGACGGTGGGGGGGATCACCTGGGGCTCGATGTGCTCGGCGAATATCGGCTACTGGATCGACGAGTCGGTCGCCGGGCGCGGGATCATGCCGACCGCCGTCGCGCTCGCCGTCGACCACTGTTTCCTGGCGCTCGGACTGCACCGGATCGAGGTCTGTATCCGTCCCGAGAACGGCCCGAGCCGTCGGGTGGTGGAGAAACTCGACTTCCGCCAGGAGGGAATGCGCCCGCGCTATCTGCACATCGACGGGGACTGGCGCGACCACCTGGTGTACGCGCTGACCGCCGAGGAGGTCCCGGAAGGGCTCATGCAGCGCTGGCGCAAGAGGTAA
- the sepX gene encoding divisome protein SepX/GlpR, with product MSSSGLIYAVIVGAWAAYLVPMWLRRQDELNEARPTERFSTAIRLLAGRSALERRASRAISDDASDNPDSDNLDASDDSSGSGSGAADDASAVALPADAPSTPPARARLLARRRRMVTVLFLAFALGAVIAAVAGVAFLWVPALPALLLTLYIGHLRRLERQRCEVKLDRVRAAAAAQRLREREQARAAAAATMAQSAPQSAEPSATQPVEPDLPRPQLRVAPAPQQALVEATDHEEWVDGLRERAAAGPDSWEPVPVPLPTYVTAPVAPRTTRGLDLGAPGTWNSGRPAESAHTPLFDQYDESAANPRPRAANE from the coding sequence GTGAGCAGTAGCGGCCTCATCTACGCGGTCATCGTAGGGGCCTGGGCTGCCTATCTGGTGCCCATGTGGCTCCGCAGGCAGGACGAGCTCAACGAAGCGCGCCCGACCGAACGCTTCAGCACCGCCATCCGTCTGCTCGCCGGGCGGTCGGCACTGGAGCGGCGGGCGTCCCGGGCCATCAGCGACGACGCCTCCGACAATCCCGACTCCGACAACCTCGACGCCTCCGACGACTCCTCCGGCTCCGGCTCCGGAGCGGCTGACGACGCGTCGGCCGTCGCGCTGCCCGCTGACGCCCCGTCGACGCCGCCCGCCCGGGCCCGACTGCTGGCCCGGCGGCGCCGGATGGTCACCGTGCTCTTCCTGGCCTTCGCCCTCGGCGCCGTCATCGCGGCCGTGGCCGGCGTGGCCTTCCTCTGGGTGCCCGCGCTGCCCGCCCTGCTGCTCACCCTCTACATCGGCCACCTGCGCCGCCTGGAGCGCCAGCGCTGCGAGGTCAAGCTGGACCGGGTCCGCGCCGCCGCTGCCGCCCAGCGGCTGCGCGAACGCGAGCAGGCCCGGGCGGCGGCCGCCGCGACCATGGCCCAGTCCGCGCCGCAGTCCGCCGAGCCGTCCGCCACTCAGCCGGTCGAGCCGGACCTGCCCCGCCCGCAGCTGCGGGTGGCGCCGGCCCCGCAGCAGGCGCTGGTGGAGGCCACCGACCACGAGGAGTGGGTGGACGGCCTGCGCGAGCGGGCCGCCGCCGGACCGGACTCCTGGGAGCCCGTCCCCGTCCCGCTCCCCACCTACGTGACCGCCCCGGTCGCCCCCCGCACCACCCGCGGCCTCGACCTCGGCGCCCCCGGCACCTGGAACTCCGGCCGCCCCGCCGAGTCCGCCCACACCCCCCTCTTCGACCAGTACGACGAGTCCGCCGCCAACCCCCGCCCCCGCGCCGCCAACGAGTAG
- a CDS encoding TolB family protein, with product MAARRRRGSAAAVALTAALGVGSALLLSACGPEVPAPGATATASGPTAAGSAVPGSATPSAGHSGTPGKSPAPVPAHGTGVPHLTVSNGTSQVLLDNSTVDFHTAVRDLAWSPDGSKAAFIDGAGNLVVSNPDGTGKVVAAKNPGGQTWSHPTWQVTHEDTVNHVPVKNNLFFVVDQGGATRLVAVPANGSNSTPAPLSLYREADDNPTPLPQTGNVWPNASGKVGAAVYANTGDGKVYIRDDYLRQQGGELTQGSQPALGPDELSVVFVRSVGGHDHLFEWQRGTDKPTVKDLTPNATTDYTEPAWSPDGKQLAARTPNGIVTLPADGSAAPKPTAATPGLPAYRP from the coding sequence ATGGCCGCTCGTCGTCGCCGCGGTTCCGCCGCTGCCGTCGCCCTCACCGCCGCACTGGGCGTCGGCTCCGCCCTGCTGCTCTCCGCCTGCGGGCCCGAGGTCCCGGCGCCGGGCGCCACCGCCACCGCCTCCGGCCCCACCGCCGCGGGCAGCGCCGTGCCGGGCAGCGCCACGCCGAGCGCCGGCCACTCCGGCACGCCCGGCAAGTCCCCCGCCCCGGTGCCCGCGCACGGCACCGGCGTCCCGCACCTGACGGTCAGCAACGGCACCTCGCAGGTCCTGCTGGACAACAGCACCGTGGACTTCCACACCGCCGTCCGCGACCTCGCCTGGTCCCCGGACGGCAGCAAGGCCGCCTTCATCGACGGTGCCGGCAACCTGGTGGTGAGCAACCCCGACGGCACCGGCAAGGTGGTGGCCGCCAAGAACCCGGGCGGCCAGACCTGGTCCCACCCGACCTGGCAGGTGACCCACGAGGACACCGTCAACCACGTCCCGGTCAAGAACAACCTGTTCTTCGTCGTCGACCAGGGCGGCGCCACCCGCCTGGTGGCCGTGCCCGCCAACGGCAGCAACTCCACCCCCGCCCCGCTGAGCCTGTACCGCGAGGCCGACGACAACCCGACCCCGCTCCCGCAGACCGGCAACGTCTGGCCGAACGCGAGCGGCAAGGTCGGCGCCGCCGTCTACGCCAACACCGGCGACGGCAAGGTCTACATCCGCGACGACTACCTGCGCCAGCAGGGCGGCGAGCTCACCCAGGGCTCCCAGCCGGCCCTCGGCCCCGACGAGCTCAGCGTCGTCTTCGTCCGCTCGGTGGGCGGCCACGACCACCTCTTCGAGTGGCAGCGCGGGACCGACAAGCCGACCGTCAAGGACCTCACCCCGAACGCCACCACCGACTACACCGAGCCCGCCTGGTCCCCCGACGGCAAGCAGCTGGCCGCCCGCACGCCCAACGGCATCGTGACCCTGCCCGCCGACGGCTCCGCGGCCCCCAAGCCCACCGCCGCCACCCCCGGCCTGCCCGCCTACCGCCCCTGA
- a CDS encoding DUF6197 family protein gives MRLTLPSPPTRPEPALLNRRPLTRRPLTISADDSGLVAEIEAYLASLPDPARRPAPYVCPYGRTLQPWNAEYPLPGRTLWDRLTRRPARPLPVSAAQHLRLTSRFLTQHGWLQGAMWDQAGRVCLLGAQAAVLAHGYGSPSTVQTARVQVMEVLHATGRPVSSPDEYNDRPSTRQSDIHRLLEQAALRARSLGL, from the coding sequence GTGCGCTTAACCCTGCCGTCCCCGCCCACCCGGCCCGAGCCCGCCCTGCTCAACCGCCGCCCGCTCACCCGTCGCCCGCTCACGATCAGCGCGGACGACTCCGGGCTGGTCGCCGAGATCGAGGCCTACCTCGCCTCGCTGCCCGACCCCGCGCGCCGGCCCGCGCCGTACGTCTGCCCGTACGGCCGCACCCTGCAGCCCTGGAACGCCGAGTACCCGCTCCCCGGGCGCACCCTGTGGGACCGCCTGACCCGCCGGCCGGCCCGTCCGCTCCCGGTCAGCGCCGCCCAGCACCTGCGCCTCACCTCCCGCTTCCTCACCCAGCACGGCTGGTTGCAGGGCGCGATGTGGGACCAGGCCGGGCGGGTCTGCCTGCTCGGCGCGCAGGCCGCCGTACTGGCCCACGGCTACGGCTCCCCCAGCACCGTGCAGACCGCCCGGGTGCAGGTGATGGAGGTGCTCCACGCGACCGGACGGCCCGTCAGCTCGCCGGACGAGTACAACGACCGGCCCAGCACCCGGCAGTCCGACATCCACCGACTGCTCGAGCAGGCCGCACTGCGGGCCCGGTCGCTGGGCCTGTGA